The following proteins come from a genomic window of Actinopolyspora saharensis:
- a CDS encoding sensor histidine kinase — MTTDARSARTPRFMDHYSNTWWIAELLSTLLLAWPLFTVLRQGPPLWISAALVTSMGCWVTFLGAERYSPRSATTALAVCSVLSAATVGTAQGPAIIIAAVSVGILASHPTPGARLIAGVCALDMTLVSASVLTSETSPIVLLSAIPVMLVLILLGLSRRQYQIHAQRTAQLLEELRQAQQARTRAAALDERARIAREMHDVLAHSLGGLGMQLEVAEALLNEQKDPETALQHVRRSRRLAADGLAEARNAVAALRRDIPSLPAALDELADNHRRDQHTDVSVHTTGTGRSLPSGVTVSLLDTAREALTNAAKHAPTAAIAITLDYGESSIRLRVHNADVPEAANSPATLDDDPDDGDLRADGFGLTGMRERLALVDGRLTAGPDGAGGWSVTADVPVTEGSHR, encoded by the coding sequence ATGACCACCGACGCACGGTCTGCCCGCACGCCGCGTTTCATGGACCACTACTCCAACACCTGGTGGATCGCCGAGCTGCTCAGCACCCTGCTGCTGGCCTGGCCCCTCTTCACCGTGCTGCGGCAGGGCCCACCGCTGTGGATCTCGGCCGCGCTCGTCACGAGCATGGGGTGCTGGGTGACATTCCTGGGAGCGGAGCGGTACTCGCCACGCAGCGCCACGACCGCGCTGGCCGTGTGCTCGGTGCTGTCCGCGGCGACCGTCGGCACCGCGCAGGGCCCGGCGATCATCATCGCCGCGGTCTCCGTCGGGATCCTCGCCTCGCACCCCACCCCCGGCGCCCGGCTCATCGCCGGCGTTTGCGCACTGGACATGACCCTGGTCAGCGCCTCCGTCCTGACCTCGGAGACCTCTCCGATCGTGCTGCTCAGCGCGATCCCCGTGATGCTCGTGCTCATCCTGCTCGGGCTCAGCAGGCGGCAGTACCAGATCCACGCGCAGCGCACGGCGCAGCTGCTCGAAGAGCTCCGCCAGGCACAGCAGGCCCGGACACGGGCCGCCGCGCTGGACGAACGCGCCAGGATCGCCAGGGAGATGCACGACGTGCTCGCGCACTCCCTCGGAGGCCTGGGCATGCAGCTGGAGGTCGCCGAAGCACTGCTGAACGAGCAGAAGGACCCCGAAACCGCGCTGCAGCACGTGCGGCGCTCCCGACGACTGGCCGCCGACGGACTCGCCGAAGCACGCAACGCGGTAGCGGCGCTGCGCCGCGACATCCCCTCGCTGCCCGCGGCGCTCGACGAACTGGCCGACAACCACCGACGCGATCAGCACACCGACGTATCGGTGCACACCACCGGAACCGGACGCTCCCTGCCGTCGGGGGTGACGGTGTCCCTGCTCGACACCGCCCGCGAGGCGCTGACCAACGCGGCCAAGCACGCCCCGACAGCCGCGATCGCCATCACCCTCGACTACGGTGAGTCCTCCATCCGGCTGCGGGTGCACAATGCCGATGTGCCCGAAGCAGCGAACTCCCCGGCCACGCTCGACGACGACCCCGACGACGGAGACCTCCGCGCCGACGGCTTCGGGCTCACGGGAATGCGCGAACGCCTCGCGCTGGTCGATGGGCGCTTAACGGCAGGACCGGACGGGGCCGGAGGGTGGTCGGTGACCGCCGACGTCCCGGTGACCGAGGGGAGCCACCGGTGA
- a CDS encoding YukJ family protein — translation MPLRSYGVVTARVVDTRREGSSEDTPHYQIHLVDDGGTHYRAAVNVKSAQPPWELLYFAAEDFRHSLIEQLPAAGSGWNALSSESGGASLDYVRADLVERSQMRPVPPDVDGADNDLADFLDRYVNRAQQDSSAYAYVFGEPWGPEEQPDKVFGFEPGNGVHSVHMNQGNSEEYREDDGVWQDGGLLLHFAEEDRWVAIFLAFQSQSWNTDDETGHAPESEVSRPEQKAAV, via the coding sequence ATGCCGCTGCGTTCGTACGGTGTTGTGACGGCTCGCGTGGTGGACACTCGTCGTGAGGGCAGTTCCGAGGACACGCCGCACTACCAGATTCATCTCGTCGACGACGGGGGAACGCACTACCGCGCCGCGGTCAACGTCAAGTCCGCGCAGCCTCCGTGGGAGTTGTTGTACTTCGCCGCCGAGGACTTCCGGCACTCGTTGATCGAGCAGCTGCCCGCGGCGGGCTCGGGGTGGAACGCCCTGTCGTCGGAATCGGGCGGGGCGAGCCTGGACTACGTCCGTGCCGATCTGGTGGAGCGTTCGCAGATGCGTCCCGTGCCTCCGGACGTCGACGGGGCCGACAACGATCTGGCCGATTTCCTGGACCGCTACGTGAACCGGGCGCAGCAGGATTCGTCGGCCTACGCCTACGTGTTCGGCGAGCCGTGGGGGCCGGAGGAACAGCCGGACAAGGTGTTCGGGTTCGAGCCGGGCAACGGTGTGCACAGCGTGCACATGAACCAGGGCAACAGCGAGGAGTACCGCGAGGACGACGGCGTGTGGCAGGACGGTGGGTTGCTGCTGCACTTCGCCGAGGAGGACCGCTGGGTGGCCATCTTCCTGGCGTTCCAGAGCCAGTCGTGGAACACCGACGACGAGACCGGGCACGCGCCCGAGAGCGAGGTGTCGCGGCCGGAGCAGAAGGCCGCGGTGTGA
- a CDS encoding FAD-dependent monooxygenase, whose protein sequence is MQFYLDGYKPGDPFVAEPHPSLAERPAGLPEEADVVIIGCGPAGLLLAAQLAEFPDIHTVIVDRRDGPLEVGQADGVACRTVEMFEAFGLADQLVHEGYQVNEVTFWRPDPGDRSSIVRTGRINDVEDDLSEMPHMIVNQARMLSYLRDHMRRSATRAEPFHGLHTTDVRVDADGESEHPVAVTMRHVESSEPTGEISTVRARYVVGCDGARSTTRQAIGRRLEGDATNQSWGVLDVLAVTDFPDIRLKSVVHSEQGSILIIPREGGYLVRLYIELDNDRDAEMLRDRSVTPDKLTAVANRILHPYSIDVKHVGWWSVYEVGQRLCDRFDDVGDTETDPRPPRVFLAGDACHTHSAKAGQGMNVSMADAWNLGWKLGTVLRGTARPEVLRTYSAERQEVARELIDFDREFAALFSERPDDDGDADPGRFQRYFREQGRFTAGVAVRYGPSVLTAEPTHQHLAEGFRLGMRFHSAPVVRLADAKPMHLGHAARADGAWRLYAFADRPRPDDPGSRLRELADFLATENSPIARFTPPGADPDSVLDVRAVLQQGHRDVTVADLPPVLLPRKGPFGLVDHEKVFCPDTATDVFELRGLDRQEGALVVVRPDQYVANVLPLDAHRELVDFLGGALVEVGPPAGPSGRD, encoded by the coding sequence GTGCAGTTCTACCTCGACGGTTACAAGCCGGGAGACCCCTTCGTCGCGGAGCCCCACCCGTCCCTGGCGGAGCGTCCGGCCGGCTTGCCGGAGGAAGCCGACGTCGTGATCATCGGATGCGGCCCGGCCGGTTTGCTCCTGGCGGCCCAGCTCGCAGAGTTCCCCGACATCCACACCGTGATCGTCGACCGGCGGGACGGGCCGCTCGAGGTCGGCCAGGCCGACGGCGTCGCGTGCCGCACGGTGGAGATGTTCGAGGCCTTCGGGCTGGCTGACCAGCTCGTCCACGAGGGTTACCAGGTCAACGAGGTGACCTTCTGGCGGCCGGATCCCGGCGACAGGTCCTCGATCGTGCGCACCGGACGCATCAACGACGTCGAGGACGATCTGTCCGAGATGCCGCACATGATCGTCAACCAGGCGCGGATGCTGTCCTACCTGCGGGATCACATGCGCCGCTCGGCCACCCGCGCCGAGCCTTTCCACGGGTTGCACACCACCGATGTGCGGGTGGATGCCGACGGCGAGTCCGAACACCCGGTCGCGGTCACGATGCGGCACGTGGAGAGCTCCGAGCCGACCGGCGAGATCTCGACCGTCCGCGCCCGGTACGTGGTCGGGTGCGACGGTGCACGCAGCACCACCCGGCAGGCCATCGGTCGTCGTCTCGAGGGTGACGCGACCAACCAGTCCTGGGGTGTGCTGGACGTGCTCGCCGTCACCGACTTTCCCGACATCCGGCTCAAGTCCGTTGTCCACTCCGAGCAGGGCAGCATCCTGATCATCCCGCGTGAGGGCGGTTACCTGGTCCGGCTCTACATCGAGCTCGACAACGACCGCGACGCCGAGATGCTGCGCGACCGCAGCGTGACCCCGGACAAGCTCACCGCGGTGGCCAATCGGATCCTGCATCCCTACAGCATCGATGTGAAGCATGTCGGCTGGTGGTCGGTCTACGAGGTCGGCCAGCGCCTGTGCGACCGCTTCGACGACGTCGGTGACACCGAGACCGACCCCCGTCCGCCCCGGGTGTTCCTCGCTGGCGACGCCTGCCACACCCACAGTGCGAAGGCCGGGCAGGGCATGAACGTCTCGATGGCCGACGCCTGGAATCTCGGCTGGAAGCTCGGCACGGTGCTGCGGGGGACCGCGCGGCCCGAGGTGCTGCGCACCTACTCCGCGGAACGGCAGGAGGTCGCCCGGGAGCTCATCGACTTCGACCGCGAGTTCGCGGCGCTGTTCAGTGAGCGGCCGGACGACGACGGCGACGCGGACCCGGGGCGGTTCCAGCGCTACTTCCGCGAGCAGGGGCGGTTCACCGCGGGCGTCGCGGTCCGCTACGGACCCTCAGTGCTCACCGCGGAACCGACCCACCAGCACCTGGCGGAGGGTTTCCGGCTCGGGATGCGGTTCCACTCCGCGCCGGTGGTGCGGCTGGCCGATGCCAAGCCGATGCACCTCGGTCACGCGGCCCGGGCCGACGGTGCCTGGCGGCTCTACGCGTTCGCCGATCGGCCGCGTCCGGACGACCCCGGTTCCCGACTGCGGGAGCTGGCGGATTTCCTGGCGACGGAGAACTCGCCGATTGCCCGGTTCACCCCGCCCGGTGCCGATCCCGATTCGGTGCTCGACGTGCGGGCCGTGCTCCAGCAGGGGCATCGCGACGTCACCGTCGCGGACCTGCCGCCGGTCCTGCTGCCGCGCAAGGGGCCGTTCGGACTCGTCGACCACGAGAAGGTCTTCTGCCCCGATACGGCCACCGACGTCTTCGAACTGCGTGGCCTGGACCGGCAGGAGGGGGCTCTCGTGGTCGTGCGGCCGGACCAGTACGTGGCGAACGTGCTTCCGCTCGACGCCCACCGCGAGCTGGTCGACTTCCTCGGCGGAGCGCTGGTCGAGGTCGGTCCACCCGCCGGTCCGTCCGGTCGCGACTAG
- a CDS encoding ABC transporter substrate-binding protein, with product MESDRSRPHFAGLHALLTLIQSLYHRPRFFTAPSSHDRRGDQPLPLVCLHRDRSAANFLPALKESLDSTLPQVPHTLLDADEVADTAADDAAEPLLPLLHALQRELGKDELTSGGLGEFDNYKLVEWLTRQHLPPEQGKRDRPVVNLLREWTGGRPGGGGLRSVVAEVPHALTRFVLSVVLWIGQLLGMRWLAGRVPGLGAEARWIMGQRFMVPRHSTSFQGFAERLTLDRRASESEEQIKKLLLHAFLEDLRIAYRRRRWRIVPRRPGWRRTTYVTVLLDNIGEANGGWELLRLINEVRNETGRLDPLLVVAATDDPPRHPEEPAPSFNSAVHANEALSEWRRRLPTRRQKLAPDARYLHIELPVDASAAELSQEDHTAWQDRVGWHPRRAPLLARRYLCEALVLVLLTAGLIQPTLTVSESVGANCAVVGPWSSGTVSTRVSDLGPAGTQCLGYSDSAAQVFGSNERLRYAQSAVHAQNERAKRLHEGNPDRPYVTLVYFAGLTNSSSGPRTDHAVAEELEGLLLRQREQNTRSDSEPLLRIVVANGGTGMRGAPEVARELLVPLVESDPTILGVVGMDRSVVETEQAIRILGEHGVPVLGSTLTSTGLAELTPLYFQLVPGNERQAELLGSYAAHVDASRITVYHPPTTGRNTYAATLLRELTQRLRDTGIALDKRGWKRSVSELEPLCAERTDRRREIAFYAGRENAFGDFLRAVRRNCTDSAELPRIVASDAVSRFVADSRSREHADFNGVTVSYVGLGSPVVLAGRDCVAGRADSLPGAGPQLSAFCAGYHGLREELRSELPDSEVPDMPWPGERVGGLYDAAGLFVDAVFAIRLQRGPAGDGVTPHRAEVAQQLRALTFEGATGTIDFGRSRIADERSLAVLRIRNINELAGPEGTPSCVHLIGTVYGGGHPDTATGCPRGG from the coding sequence GTGGAGTCGGATCGATCCCGCCCGCACTTCGCGGGGTTGCACGCCCTGCTGACGCTGATCCAGAGCCTGTACCACCGGCCGCGGTTCTTCACCGCACCGTCGTCGCACGATCGTCGCGGGGACCAGCCGCTTCCGCTCGTGTGCCTGCACCGCGACCGCTCGGCGGCGAACTTCCTGCCCGCTTTGAAGGAATCCCTGGACAGCACGCTGCCGCAGGTTCCGCACACCCTCCTCGACGCGGACGAGGTCGCCGACACGGCCGCGGATGATGCCGCGGAGCCCCTCCTGCCGCTGCTGCACGCGCTCCAGCGGGAGCTCGGCAAGGACGAACTCACCTCGGGCGGCCTCGGTGAGTTCGACAACTACAAGCTCGTCGAGTGGCTCACTCGGCAGCACCTGCCACCGGAGCAGGGCAAACGGGACAGGCCGGTGGTCAACCTGCTCCGGGAGTGGACCGGTGGCCGCCCCGGGGGTGGAGGGTTGCGCTCGGTCGTGGCCGAGGTGCCGCACGCGTTGACCAGGTTCGTGCTGAGCGTGGTGCTCTGGATCGGGCAGCTGCTGGGTATGCGGTGGCTGGCGGGGCGGGTTCCGGGGCTGGGGGCCGAGGCCCGCTGGATCATGGGGCAGCGGTTCATGGTGCCGCGCCACTCCACCAGCTTCCAGGGGTTCGCCGAGCGCCTGACCCTCGACAGGCGGGCCTCCGAGAGCGAGGAGCAGATCAAGAAGCTGCTGCTGCACGCGTTCCTGGAGGACCTCCGCATCGCCTACCGGCGCAGGCGGTGGCGGATCGTCCCGCGCAGGCCGGGGTGGCGCCGCACCACCTACGTCACCGTGCTGCTGGACAACATCGGCGAGGCCAACGGCGGCTGGGAACTGCTGCGGTTGATCAACGAGGTGCGCAACGAGACGGGCAGGCTCGATCCGCTCCTGGTCGTGGCGGCCACGGACGATCCACCTCGGCATCCGGAGGAACCCGCCCCCTCGTTCAACTCGGCGGTGCACGCGAACGAGGCGCTGTCCGAGTGGCGGCGACGGTTGCCCACTCGGCGGCAGAAACTCGCTCCCGACGCGCGCTACCTGCACATCGAACTGCCGGTCGATGCCTCCGCTGCGGAGCTCTCCCAGGAGGACCACACGGCCTGGCAGGACCGGGTGGGCTGGCATCCCAGGCGTGCTCCGCTGCTGGCGCGGCGCTACCTCTGCGAGGCGCTCGTGCTGGTCCTGCTGACCGCGGGGCTGATTCAGCCCACCCTCACGGTCAGCGAGTCCGTGGGCGCGAACTGCGCGGTGGTCGGTCCGTGGTCGTCGGGAACCGTCTCCACTCGGGTGAGCGACCTCGGTCCCGCCGGTACCCAGTGTCTCGGCTACAGCGACAGCGCCGCGCAGGTGTTCGGGAGCAACGAGCGGCTGCGTTACGCGCAGTCGGCGGTGCACGCGCAGAACGAGCGGGCGAAGAGGTTGCACGAGGGGAATCCGGACCGGCCCTACGTCACCCTGGTCTACTTCGCGGGGTTGACGAACAGCAGTTCCGGTCCCAGGACCGATCACGCCGTGGCGGAGGAGCTGGAGGGGCTGCTGCTGCGTCAGCGGGAGCAGAACACGCGGTCCGATTCGGAGCCGCTGCTGCGCATCGTCGTCGCGAACGGCGGCACGGGGATGCGGGGCGCGCCCGAGGTGGCCCGGGAGCTGCTCGTGCCGCTGGTCGAGTCCGACCCCACGATCCTCGGTGTCGTCGGGATGGACCGCAGCGTGGTCGAGACCGAACAGGCCATCCGCATCCTCGGCGAGCACGGCGTTCCCGTGCTGGGGTCCACTCTGACCAGTACTGGGCTGGCCGAGTTGACTCCGTTGTACTTCCAGCTCGTGCCGGGCAACGAGCGGCAGGCCGAGCTTCTCGGCTCCTACGCGGCGCACGTCGACGCCTCGAGGATCACGGTCTATCACCCGCCGACGACCGGGCGGAACACCTATGCGGCGACCCTCCTGCGAGAGCTCACCCAACGGCTCCGGGACACGGGCATCGCGCTGGACAAGCGTGGTTGGAAGCGCTCGGTCAGCGAGTTGGAGCCACTGTGCGCCGAGCGCACCGACCGTCGTCGGGAAATCGCGTTCTACGCGGGCCGGGAGAACGCCTTCGGGGACTTCCTGCGGGCCGTCCGGCGCAACTGCACCGATTCCGCCGAGCTTCCCAGGATCGTGGCCTCGGATGCGGTGTCCCGGTTCGTCGCGGACAGCCGCAGTCGCGAGCACGCCGATTTCAACGGGGTGACGGTGTCCTACGTCGGCCTGGGCAGCCCGGTGGTGCTGGCCGGGCGGGACTGCGTGGCCGGCCGTGCCGATTCGCTGCCGGGAGCGGGACCGCAGCTCAGCGCGTTCTGCGCCGGCTACCACGGACTGCGCGAGGAGCTCCGCAGCGAGTTGCCGGACTCGGAGGTTCCGGACATGCCCTGGCCGGGTGAGCGGGTCGGTGGTCTGTACGACGCCGCGGGGTTGTTCGTCGACGCGGTCTTTGCCATCCGGCTCCAGCGGGGACCGGCGGGGGACGGTGTCACGCCGCACCGGGCCGAGGTGGCTCAGCAGCTCCGGGCGCTCACGTTCGAGGGGGCCACGGGCACGATCGATTTCGGCCGGTCCCGGATCGCCGACGAGCGCAGCCTCGCCGTGCTGCGGATCCGCAACATCAACGAGCTCGCCGGCCCGGAGGGGACGCCGTCCTGCGTCCATCTCATCGGGACGGTCTACGGCGGGGGGCACCCCGACACGGCGACGGGGTGCCCGCGGGGAGGGTGA
- a CDS encoding acyltransferase family protein has protein sequence MSRGGQIAGLNVLRGIAVLLVMLRHAFPDVFPGAGVVGIVMFFTLSGYLITGVLTKELATRGRIDYRRFYLRRARRLLPALLVMIVVFVVVTTTLAPLDDGDSRLPVTVVTLLTFTGNLPIIHLSGAVFHCWTLATEEQFYLVWPALLALAWPRRKVTAALVATAVVVLACCVATLVWLWPHPDNAYGLPTSWFVCFVIGAATRLRGNAEWISPKLVPLTLTGLAVLSVVPLRGHALTYLLAGPAIAALTAALVLAWSRWEEVPDKALLSRGLAALGLVSYGAYLWNYPLTMWLRPGLGQMAGPLALVLTIVAAALSWRFIEQPVMRRGRRPHRQPTGTTTG, from the coding sequence GTGAGCCGCGGAGGGCAGATCGCCGGCCTCAACGTGCTGCGCGGGATCGCTGTCCTGCTCGTCATGCTGCGTCACGCGTTCCCCGACGTGTTCCCCGGCGCCGGTGTGGTCGGCATCGTCATGTTCTTCACGCTCAGCGGATACCTGATCACCGGGGTGTTGACCAAGGAGCTGGCCACCAGGGGACGCATCGACTACCGGCGCTTCTACCTGCGCCGGGCCCGCAGACTGCTGCCCGCGCTGCTGGTGATGATCGTCGTGTTCGTCGTGGTGACAACGACCCTCGCCCCGCTGGACGACGGCGACAGCCGGCTGCCGGTCACCGTGGTGACGCTGCTGACGTTTACCGGCAACCTTCCGATCATCCACCTGAGCGGAGCCGTGTTCCACTGCTGGACACTGGCCACCGAGGAACAGTTCTACCTGGTCTGGCCCGCGCTGCTGGCGCTGGCCTGGCCCCGCCGGAAGGTCACGGCCGCGCTCGTGGCCACCGCGGTGGTCGTGCTGGCCTGCTGTGTGGCAACGCTCGTCTGGCTGTGGCCCCACCCCGACAACGCCTACGGGCTGCCCACCTCGTGGTTCGTGTGCTTCGTGATCGGCGCCGCGACCCGGTTGCGCGGCAACGCAGAATGGATCTCGCCCAAACTGGTGCCGCTCACCCTGACGGGCCTGGCAGTGCTGTCGGTCGTCCCCCTGCGCGGTCACGCCCTGACCTACCTGCTCGCGGGCCCGGCCATCGCCGCCCTGACCGCCGCGCTGGTGCTGGCCTGGTCCCGCTGGGAGGAGGTGCCCGACAAGGCGCTGCTGTCCCGGGGGCTGGCGGCGCTCGGGCTCGTGTCCTACGGCGCCTACCTGTGGAACTACCCGCTGACCATGTGGCTGCGGCCCGGTCTCGGGCAGATGGCCGGACCGCTCGCCCTGGTGCTGACCATCGTGGCGGCGGCGCTGAGCTGGCGGTTCATCGAACAACCCGTCATGCGGCGCGGTCGGAGACCGCACCGACAGCCCACCGGCACCACGACCGGATGA
- a CDS encoding D-alanine--D-alanine ligase family protein, which produces MNERLRVAVVGGGQNSEHEVSLASAASARAALDPDTYETVALTILRDGSWLGPDDQPLGSAAGESLAAALTVLASCDVVLPLLHGPRGEDGTLAALCELAGVPYVGAPVRAGALAMDKWATKQVAEAVGVRTVAGELVTAADLPTVVFERPVVVKPIAAGSSFGVRLVETAEQLQPALRAALELDERVLVEHTAAGREIDLAVLDDPEHGRRVGPPLEILLDDGLFDNTTKYDGTAAFTVPAQLTDAESTALTESALRMYEALGCRGIARVDFFLTPEGPVLNEVNTMPGMTAESQVPKMFAAEGMTYPDLLDRLVRSSLPAGNAQAQVVR; this is translated from the coding sequence ATGAACGAACGACTGCGGGTGGCCGTGGTCGGCGGAGGGCAGAACAGCGAGCACGAGGTCTCCCTGGCCTCCGCGGCCTCGGCGCGTGCCGCGCTCGACCCGGACACCTACGAGACGGTGGCGTTGACCATCCTCCGCGACGGCAGCTGGTTGGGCCCCGACGACCAGCCGCTCGGCTCCGCGGCGGGCGAGAGCCTGGCCGCCGCGCTGACGGTGCTGGCAAGCTGCGACGTGGTGCTGCCGCTGCTGCACGGGCCGCGCGGTGAGGACGGGACGCTTGCCGCGCTGTGCGAACTGGCCGGAGTGCCCTACGTCGGCGCGCCGGTGCGGGCAGGCGCGCTCGCGATGGACAAGTGGGCGACCAAGCAGGTGGCCGAGGCCGTCGGCGTGCGCACCGTGGCGGGCGAGCTGGTCACCGCAGCCGACCTGCCCACCGTGGTCTTCGAGCGGCCCGTGGTGGTCAAACCCATCGCCGCGGGATCGAGCTTCGGGGTGCGCCTGGTCGAGACCGCCGAGCAACTCCAACCGGCCCTGCGGGCCGCGCTGGAACTGGACGAGCGGGTGCTGGTCGAGCACACCGCAGCCGGCCGGGAGATCGACCTCGCGGTGCTCGACGACCCGGAGCACGGGCGCCGGGTGGGGCCACCGCTGGAGATCCTGCTCGACGACGGCTTGTTCGACAACACCACCAAGTACGACGGCACCGCCGCCTTCACCGTCCCGGCCCAGCTGACCGACGCCGAGAGCACGGCGCTGACCGAGTCGGCCCTGCGGATGTACGAGGCGCTCGGCTGCCGCGGAATCGCCCGGGTCGACTTCTTCCTCACCCCCGAGGGGCCCGTGCTCAACGAGGTGAACACGATGCCCGGCATGACCGCCGAATCCCAAGTGCCCAAGATGTTCGCCGCCGAGGGGATGACCTACCCGGACCTGCTGGACCGCCTCGTCCGCTCGTCCCTTCCCGCCGGGAACGCACAGGCGCAGGTCGTCCGGTGA
- the alr gene encoding alanine racemase, with product MSAPAARPRHPPRTTTGPRSPLLEIDLSAVAANTRHFTHTTGGEVMAVVKADGFGHGLDRMARTALANGATWLGATSIAEAVQARAADADAPVLSWLNPVDADVTTACEHRIDLAVPSGRHLAAVVESCTRSGHRARVHLQLDTGMARDGAAPHEWPELMATARHAERAGHITVEGVMGHLPRAGEPGPSPNTTGRQEFLRGVALAEQAGLRPSVRHLAATAATLTDPDTHLDLVRIGAGLAGIDPSGSTRLRPALRLTAPVVQVRRVPAGTGLGYGHTHVTDRATNLALLPIGYADGVPRAASNRAQVTVAGRRCPVVGMISMDQLVADLGDQLVEPDTEAVVFGPGEEGEPTVDDWARWADTIPHEIVTGIGHRVRRSMR from the coding sequence ATGAGCGCACCGGCGGCCCGCCCCCGGCACCCGCCGCGAACCACCACCGGGCCCCGCTCTCCCCTGCTGGAGATCGACCTGTCCGCCGTGGCCGCCAACACCCGCCACTTCACCCACACCACCGGCGGAGAAGTGATGGCCGTGGTCAAGGCCGACGGATTCGGGCACGGGCTGGACAGGATGGCCAGAACCGCCCTCGCGAACGGCGCGACCTGGCTCGGGGCCACGTCGATCGCCGAGGCCGTCCAGGCACGCGCGGCCGATGCGGACGCGCCGGTGCTGAGCTGGCTGAACCCGGTGGACGCCGACGTGACGACCGCCTGCGAGCACCGGATCGACCTGGCCGTGCCCAGCGGCCGACACCTCGCGGCCGTGGTCGAGTCCTGCACCCGCTCCGGGCACCGGGCGCGGGTGCACCTCCAGCTCGACACGGGGATGGCCCGCGACGGCGCCGCCCCGCACGAGTGGCCCGAGCTGATGGCCACAGCCCGGCACGCCGAACGCGCCGGGCACATCACGGTCGAGGGAGTGATGGGACACCTGCCCCGGGCAGGCGAACCGGGGCCCTCACCGAACACGACCGGGCGGCAGGAATTCCTCCGCGGGGTCGCGCTGGCCGAGCAGGCCGGGCTGCGCCCCTCGGTGCGCCACTTGGCCGCCACCGCCGCCACGTTGACCGACCCCGACACCCATCTGGACCTGGTCCGGATCGGCGCCGGGCTGGCCGGCATCGACCCCTCCGGCAGCACGCGCCTGCGCCCCGCGCTGCGCCTCACCGCGCCCGTCGTCCAAGTGCGCCGCGTGCCCGCGGGCACCGGGCTCGGCTACGGGCACACCCACGTGACCGACCGCGCGACCAACCTGGCGCTGCTGCCGATCGGCTACGCCGACGGCGTGCCCCGCGCCGCCTCGAACCGGGCCCAGGTCACGGTGGCGGGCCGAAGATGCCCGGTCGTGGGCATGATCTCGATGGACCAGCTCGTGGCCGACCTGGGGGATCAGCTGGTCGAGCCGGACACCGAGGCGGTGGTGTTCGGCCCCGGTGAGGAGGGCGAACCGACCGTCGATGACTGGGCGCGCTGGGCCGACACCATCCCCCACGAAATCGTGACCGGCATCGGTCACCGAGTCAGAAGGAGCATGCGATGA
- a CDS encoding M15 family metallopeptidase: MTILLADPRVRAVRVHDNGDPLVPLDFAPGVLVRAGLAARLDEARGALPSGVELRVVEGHRSASDQQAIITEYTNELRLLHPEADQTKLDRLSSRFVSPIAVAPHVAGAAVDLTLVDEAGEELWMGTPIDATPESSDGACWFGAEVDRTARRNRTTLARALGDAGLVNYPTEWWHWSYGDRYWALLTGTDHAIYGPIDAETAA, encoded by the coding sequence ATGACAATTCTGTTAGCCGACCCGCGCGTCCGCGCGGTCCGGGTCCACGACAACGGTGACCCGCTGGTGCCTCTGGACTTCGCACCGGGTGTGCTGGTGCGCGCAGGCCTCGCCGCCCGGTTGGACGAAGCACGCGGCGCGCTTCCGTCCGGTGTGGAACTGCGGGTCGTGGAGGGGCACCGCAGCGCGAGCGACCAGCAAGCCATCATCACCGAGTACACCAACGAGCTGCGCCTGCTGCACCCCGAGGCCGATCAGACCAAGCTGGACCGGCTGTCCAGCCGGTTCGTCTCCCCGATCGCGGTCGCTCCGCACGTGGCCGGAGCGGCGGTCGACCTGACGCTGGTCGACGAGGCAGGAGAGGAACTGTGGATGGGAACGCCGATCGACGCCACCCCCGAGAGCAGCGACGGCGCGTGCTGGTTCGGCGCCGAGGTGGACCGGACGGCGCGGCGCAACCGGACAACGCTGGCGCGAGCCCTCGGTGACGCCGGTCTGGTCAACTACCCCACCGAGTGGTGGCACTGGTCCTACGGCGACCGGTACTGGGCGCTGCTGACCGGAACCGACCACGCCATCTACGGGCCGATCGACGCGGAGACGGCCGCATGA